Genomic DNA from Oncorhynchus mykiss isolate Arlee chromosome 2, USDA_OmykA_1.1, whole genome shotgun sequence:
ACTTTATGAACCTGTCAGAAACAAAAACACAATGCTCGATAACAAGGACACCGTGAACACTGAATGCAACCAGGCTTAGCCAAAGCTACACCCTCGTGGTTAGTGTGTGTTGTGCTATCTAGGTCATTGCTCTACCTACTATTGCATTGACACATTTTATTGATCAGCAAAATTCAACATGTTGTTTAGTTGCTTGCAaatagatttgtttaacattgtAAGAAGAACAAAACTATTCGTGTATTTAAGGTAGTATCACCAGGGGGTTAGTAACATCGCCGTTCCGTGCTAGTGGAAAACGACAGCAATAAAGTGGGCCGGCCAGGGCAATATAACGCTAACTTTACTTTATATAACCGTCATAGATAGCTATGAGGATATGGTTGTTGGGCTATGGCAAACTACAAGCTCTTGTACCTAGATAGCTATTGTTGGTTTTGTTGTTCTTTGACATGAAGCTGCACATGTATCCCTGAACCAGCTCAAAGTTCGCTGTGACAACAAACAACTAACGTTATCCTGTATGACAGCAATTTATACATGGCAAGTAAACAGTATTTTTAGCGACACAACACCACGCTCACCTCTCGTGATCATGGAGCTCTCGACAgtaacattatactgtactgtagctagctaacgttacattgtCTTTCCTTTGCGCCAGCTCCCCCCACTGTCCTTTTAGAACAAAACCATTGTCAACACATTGCTTTATATCTAAATACAACTCACTATTGGGTATATACTATGTTTTAAATATATGAAGATATGAATATAACATTCAGAAATCCGGAAACTTACCAGCCGCTCCTGTTTCTTCAGCATCTTCCGTAAAATCCACTGTCGCTTCTCTCTGACGGACGGTCACCGGTGAGATCAGCACGCTAGTCGCGTAGAAGGGGCGGGGATAAAGGGCTGTATTTGAATCATCTAAACAGTTCCTCTCCTCGTCCCTTTTTCTCGTTTATTGACATTAGGCAACTTATCAGACGAAAGCATCAAACAAAAAACATGTAACGTTAGGCTTCTAACATATTGCTTTCGCATCTAGTTTGTGTTTTGAAAGTGAAATCTAGAACCGGAAGTGACGCTTGTTTACGTGTCTATGCACCCTGCGGagggatattatatatatatttttgtatcttATTGGATTTTACAGGAAATGCTACTTTccttcaactgtcagctgaaccCACGGAATAAGCTAAATCTCGACGctcaatttatatattttttcaaattgAGTCGTCTTAGCAAAATGCATGGGGATGACATATTAGAACCGATGAAGTTAGCTAGATGCTAACCAGATACGAAGCCAAACAGCACTACACCGCATCTCAACCATCTGGTAAACAATACCCTGCACTGTAATTTCATCAACGTCACGTGCATTCTGTGTTCCATTTGTATTGTAAGTATATCAAACTGCATGTACTATTCGGTTTTTATGCATTTTTCTTCTTTGTTTAGTAGACTGACATATTCATGCGCATGTTATTGCACTGTCATCATCACAGTGTACCGTCCTTACATGATGAGCCAATGCATTTGATCCCAATTTCATGGCAGAGTAAGTAGCACTTAACGAGTTTGAAAGCAGCTAACTAGATATCAATTTGTAGCCAGTACTGTAACCACAGTTATTATTTACCTAGCTGTGCTATTTACATTCATACATACTGTTGCTGTTGTtatacatacacatgtttagcaatGTTATTGCgggtatgtgacaaataaaattggatttgatagCCCACCTTTGTGGTTGCTCTCTGTAACTGTGTAGCGAATCCTTTTTTTATTGTATGGGAAGGGTTTCCGGCTAGGTGTATTGTTTATTTTGAGCCGGGTAGTTTGGatactggatgctgattggctaaaacagCATTCAGCCGTGTGTATGAGAGACCATATACCACGGAtattacaaaacatttatttttactgttctaattatgtttGTAAGTATTTTATAATATCAATAAGACACTTTGGGTGTTTGTGGAATATGACCaacataccacagctaagggctgtatccaggcactctgctttGCGtcttgcataagaacagccctgtGTTTGATTGTTCATGTCTATGTCAACCCAGGACCCTGGTCAGAGTGAAGCAGAACCATGGGGAATCAGCTGGCAGGGATCGCTCCTGCCCAGATCCTATCTGTCGACAGCTACTTCTCTGACATCAATGATCACGAGTACGACAAGAGCCTGGGCAGCACCCGCTTCTTTAAGGTGGCCCGCGCCAAGCACAGGGAAGGCCTGGTGGTGGTGAAGGTGTTTGCCATCCAGGACCCATCTCTACCTCTCACCAGCTACAAGCAGGAGCTGGAGGAGCTAAAGATCAGACTGCACTCGTGCCAGAACTGCCTGCCCTTCCAGAAGGCCTCCCTCACTGAGAAAGCAGCCATCCTCTTCCGCCAGTATGTCCGGGACAACTTGTATGATCGCATCAGCACGCGACCCTTCCTCAACAATGTGGAGAAGCGCTGGCTAGCCTTCCAGATCCTCACCGCCGTAGACCAGGCGCACAAATCGGGCGTGCGCCACGGTGACATTAAGACAGAAAACGTGATGGTGACCAGCTGGAACTGGGTGCTGCTCACAGACTTTGCCAGCTTCAAGCCCACCTATCTGCCTGAGGACAACCCAGCTGACTTTAATTACTTCTTTGACACGTCTCGACGGAGGACATGTTACATCGCCCCCGAGAGGTTTGTGGATGGGAGTATGTTCACCACAGAGAGCGACCAGAACACCCCTCTGGTGGACCTCACCAGCAACAGccagaggagcaggggagagctCAAACAGGCAATGGATATCTTCTCAGCAGGTAACTTTCATAGCTGAAACATATTTTCTGTTTAggggcaatagagagagagataagtggATGCCATGGACTCTGATCGACATTGAGAGTGTTTAAACATCTAATGTACATTCAAATTCCCTGGCTGTTATTTCATGTGTTTTTTAGGTTGTGTGATCGCAGAACTCTTCACAGAGGGAGTACCACTGTTTGATCTCTCCCAACTTCTGGCGTATCGCAAAGGACACTTCCAGACAGAGCATGTTCTCATGAAAATAGAAGACCATTACATCAGAGAACTAGTAATAGTCTATATGTTTTATCTTCACGTGAAGATGTTCTTGTGAAATACTAAATTCATCCAGAGCACCAATTGTTAAGTGTACCGCTGTCTCCTGGTAACCACCAAAACCCTCTTTTCGCCTCCTAGGTGGCCCAGATGGTGCAGCGGGAGCCGGAGAAGCGTCTGACTGCGGAGGAGTACCTGAAGCAGCAGAGAGGTAACGCCTTCCCAGACATCTTCTATACCTTTCTGCAGCCCTACATGGCCCAGTTTGCCAAGGAGACCTTCCAGTCGGCAGACGAGCGTGTGCTGGTCATCCGCAAGGACCTGGATAACATCCTCCATAACCTCCGCGGGGGAGGGTCAGGTGGGTCGACGGAGAAGCCTGAGAAGGGGGACCAGGAGTCTAGTGTGGTGTCGACCAAGGAGGAGCAGGGTCTGGTGGTGCTGGTGTCTGTCATCACCTCCTGCCTCCAGACGCTGCGTTCGTGCGACTCCAAGCTGGCGGCTCTGGAGCTGGTGCTGCACCTGGCGGGCCGCCTCAGGGTGGAGACGCTGCTGGACCGCATCACGCCATACCTGCTGCACTTCTGCAGCGACCTGGCGCCACGGGTTAGGGCCCAGGCCGTACGCACCCTAGCCAAGGTGCTGGCGCTGGTGAAGGAGGTTCCCCGTAACGATGTCAACATCTACCCAGAGTACATCCTGCCAGGCATTGCCCACCTGGCGCAGGACGACGCCACCATCGTCAGGCTGGCATATGCAGGTCAGTTGGGCTGACAATGACCACGGGTCGCTCTAAATATGATTACACACTTAATTGTCCAAAGGTTGACAGTATTTATGTTGTTTGTAATGCCTATCCATTcgcctctctccttttctcagaGAACATAGCACACCTGGCTGAGACAGCTTTGCGTTTTTTAGAGCTCGTTCAGGAGAATAACCTGAATATGGAGCACGACTTGAATGGGGAGGACACAGAGGAGACCCTCCACCCCAACGAGAACTACGACTCTGGTAATTTTAAGGCCTCCTCTCTCTCAAATATCAGATCGGAGGTAGAGGTTTATCACCGAAACATGGATACTGAATGCCCCACCGAACGCTCCCTTGGGAAAATTATATTCTGTTCTGACTTcctgttcctcctgacagagctgcaggCGCTTCATGAGATGGTGCAGCAGAAGGTGGTTACGTTACTGAGCGACTCGGAGAACATCGTCAAGCAGTCTCTGATGGAGAATGGCATCACGCGGCTCTGCGTCTTCTTCGGCCGGCAGAAGGCCAACGACGTGCTCCTGTCCCACATGATCACTTTCCTGAACGACAAGAATGACTGGCACCTCCGGGGAGCCTTCTTCGACAGCATCGTGGGTAAGGGGCAGGACTGTGTCACAGACACGGTGCCCACACTTAGTCACTCAAATATGCTAATGGTCAAAGCTGGATGTGTACATGCAGGAAGTCTCCGAGATATAGAGATCCTAAAATGTATTTTCTCTTCAATGACCCGTCTTTCGCTTTCCACTCTCGCCctgcctcccccttctccccactTCCTCTTGGTCTCTGTCTTTTAATTTTCTCTTttactctccctctttccatctctctccctctctttccatctctctccctctctttccatctctctccctctctttccatctctctccctctctttccatctctctccctctctttccatctctctcctgctcgttccatctctctcgctctctccctctcgttccatctctttccctctctccctctcgttccatctctttccctctctccctctcgttccatctctttccctctctccctctcgttccatctctttccctctctctctctttccatctctctctctctctccatttcctccaGGTGTGGCGGCGTACGTGGGCTGGCAGAGCTCATCCATCCTGAAGCCCCTCCTGCAGCAGGGTCTGAGTGATGCGGAGGAGTTTGTCATCTACAAGGCCCTCAACTCTCTCACCTGCATGTGCCAGCTGGGCCTGCTGCAGAAACCACACATCTACGAGTTTGTCAGTGACATCGGTGAGATGGGGTAGAGAGGAGCTTAGAGATGGCAGGAGAAGGATAATGTTGTCACTATATTATGTATAAAAGGCACTTTTTGTAATGAACTTTTCCCCTTATTTTGAAAGCCCCATTCCTGTGCCACCCCAACCTGTGGATCCGCTACGGGGCGGTGGGCTTCATCACCGTGGTGGCCCAGCATCTCAACATAGCAGACGTCTACTGCAAACTGATGCCTCACCTCAACCCCTTCATCACCCAGCCCATCATACAGGTAAGACTTCCACACACGCTCACTTACCATCTTCACGTGTAACACATTGAAAGAATCTCCCAGACTCTTATTAAATTATGTTATGTGGTGCTATTCTATGGTGTGCTGTACTTTGCTATGCTTGGTTATGGTGTGCTGTATTGTGCTATGTTATGGTGTGCTGTACTTCGCTATGTTatgaggtgttatggtgtgttgtACTGTGCTATGTTATGGTGTGCTGTGCTTCGCTATGTTATGCTCTGCTATGCTAGGTTATGGTCTGCTGTGCTTTGTTATGGTGTGCTTTGTTATGCTGTGCTATGCTAGGTTATGGTCTGCTGTGCTATGCTATGGTGTGCTGTGCTATGGTATGGTATACTATGCTATGTTATACTGTGCTATGTTATGGTGTACTGTGCTATGTTATGGTGTGCTGTGCTATGTTATTGTGTACTGTGCTATATTATTCTGTGATGTACTGTGCTATATTATTGTGTGATGTCCTGTGCTATGATATGGTGTACTGTACTATGTTATTGTGTACTATGCTATGTAATGGTGTGCTATACTATGTTAGTGTATACTATGCTATGTTGTACTGTGCTATGTTATGGTGTGCTGTACTATGGTGTACTGTGCTATGTTATGGTGTACTATGCTATGTTATGGTGTACTGTGCTATGTTATGGTGTATTATGCTATGTTATGGTGTACTGTGCTATGATAAGGTGTACTGTACTATGCTGTGTTATGGTATACTGTACTATGTTATGGTGTACTGTGCTATGTTATGTTATGGTGTGATACTGTGCTATGTTAAATGAGGCTGTGTTTCCTCTCAGATTGATAAAGAGATAGTACTTCTGAGTGTGCTGAAGGAGCCAGTGAGCCGCTCCATCTTCGACTACTCCCTGCGCTCCAAAGACATCGCCAGCCTCTTCCGCCACCTGCTGCTGCGGCAGAAGAAGCGCAGTGGCTCACTCCCAGAATGCCCCATTCCGGAGGACCCCGCCATTGCCCAGCTGCTTAAGAAACTGCTCTCTCAGGTCAGAGGGCGGGGTGATGTCTCAACGTTACATGGATGGGAAATGTAATGTTTCCATATAATGCACAACGTTTGACCATTattgttatgatgatgatgatgatcacaacGATGGTGATAATTGTTTATTCTAGGGGATGACGGAAGCTGAAGAGGACAAGCTGCTAGCACTGAAGGACTTCATGCTCAAGTCCAACAAGGCTAAGGCCAACATGGGAGACCAGAGCCACCTGGGGGAGGCAGTCCAGAGCGGGGTCATTGACCTGGCCACGCTGGGCATCATGGGACGCCAGGTGGACCTGGTCAAACCTAAACAGGAGGCCGAGGACAAGAGAGGTAGGGACGCCACTGACACCTGGTGGTGAAAGTACACCCCTGTAATAGCAGAGGGGTATACAAACCcaaaggctgcatttacacagacaccccaattctgatcttttgcccaattattgaagaaaaaaaaaaacacttgtgtGTAGACACTGAAAAGATTGGATCGGTTGATTTATAGTTGTTATATTTTCCCCATGTTTGATATCAATGACCTGTCATTTCTGTTTGCAGACTTCATCGCCACAGCATCTGGTATATTGCTGGTGTGGTTTAGCCTGTAATGATGTGCATAACAAATAATCCCATACAGACATCATTTCCCCCAGATTACCCACATCGCCTCATTACATTTAATTCACTAGATGGGTTAAACTGCATCAGGACAAGCAGAGTTTTCGCATTTTCTCATTACCTCTGTGGCTGTCTACACACGACAGAGCAGTACATGTTAGTGTTCAGTTCAAACCTTTATTTGGCTATTCCTGCGGCAGCACACAAACATCTTCTTTTCCCTGTAGTCAAATAAAATGTCCGACTGGTCTTGAGTTTTGTTAACATACCAGGCAGACTCCCCCTAGGGCAAATCACGTTTTGTTAAAAAGGCGTGTGTGCTCTCTGGCAGTAGTGTAAACAGTGGATCTAAGGCCCTTAGTCTGTTTAAGTAACACTATACCGGGTTAAATCCCATATGGGTCTAGACTCCATGGTATTCAATAGAAAGTATTTATTCAGGGACATACTGAAAGATTGTGTTGTGTATCTACGCCATAGGataacaggtacagtatattaacaTCTAACCTGTTTGGCGTTTTGGAGTGTTTTTTTCATAGGCACTGTTAGTAGCTTGTCTGACACAATTTACCCTGGGCTAAAAGTAACTGTGTGTTGCAGCTGGTATGTTTCAATCGCATGGAACTGTCCTTTTGGAGTGTTGGACTGCTGCTGGTGACTAATTTAACTACTCACTATAACATGTCCTGTGATTAGCATATCTCCCAGCTCCCAATTGCTTCACGTAGTCTGGTGGTCTTAAAACCTGTTGTATCTGCATTGGCCTTCAACTCCTTTTAATGCCTGCCGTCTCCCGTTAGTATTTTCATTAGATGTTTGAAACCGTAGTGCCTTCCCCATTGCTTATTGGAATAGCTGAAAATAGGGAGCTCCCTTCAACTTAATGACTATTTAATCCAACAGTCCCCAAGCTTTTGACCTCCAGTGCTGAATGCTTCTTAACTAGTGTTTCTTAGCTTTTTCTGtatttctctttctgtcttcagCCCGGAAACACACCAAACAGGACTCCAACATGAATGAAGAGTGGAAGAGCATGTTTGGCTCTCAGGAGTCAGCGGCTACGGCACCACAGCTCCCCACGGTACATAACGGGTTAACCTATGATGTCTGCTAAGAATAAGCGGGGACGAGGGTTGAATGATCTATTGAttaatatactaattgatttatTTTATAGCCTGGTCCAGTCTGGTAGTCTACCTTCTATCTCTGTGTACTCCACCAGGTTCCTGAAGGGGCGGGGACTCAGACCAGGAAGACCACAGCCTCCCTTGGTGTCCCTGTGGGGCAGTCTGCAGGCGCAGTCTCAACCTATCAGCGTCGTCTCAACACGTGCAAGGCGGAGCTTCAACATCTGGTGCAGCAGAAGAGGGAGCAGTGCAGCGCAGAGCGCATGGCCAAGCAGATGATGGAGAGCGCTGAATGGGAGAGTCGTCCGCCTCCGCCAGGTAAAGTAGTGCCATAAAGTAGTGCcatgtccctgtaaaaataaaataaagtcaaACTATTGACTCCACAAGGTATTCTTTTTTGGTCATTATATTATTGAATATACCACTAGAGGTGTGTTTCTTGCCAATTTGGACTAAGCACAGCAGAAATGTCAACAAGCAGTAGGTTTAGTCAGGGCCCCTCCACAtccacattgtgttgttgttttgctcTGCAGGGTGGCACCCTAAGGGTCTTCTAGTGGCCCACCTCCATGAGCACAAGTCTGCTGTCAACCGAATCCGTGTGTCAGATGAGCACTCCATCTTCGCCACGGCCTCCAACGACGGCACCGTCAAGGTCTGGGACAGCCAGAAGATGGAGGGCAAAACCACTACCACCAGGTACGCCAACCAAATAGTAACCAATAACCAACCAGTTAACCAAGTAGTAACCAATAACCAACCTGTTAACCAAGTGGTAACCAATAACCAACCAGTTAACCAAGTAGCAACCAATAATCAACCTGTTAACCAAGTGGTAACCAACAATCAACCAGTTAACCAAGTAGTAACCAATAACCAACCAGTTAATCTAGTAGCAACCAACCAGTTAACCAAGTAATAACCAATAATCAACCTGTTAACCAAGTGGTAACCAACAATCAACCAGTTAACCAAGTAGTAACCAATAACCAACCAGTTAATCTAGTAGCAACCAACCAGTTAACCAAGTAATAACCAATAATCAACCTGTTAACCAAGTAATAACCAATAACCAACCAGCTCCAGTTTAGCTAAAGCTGGAATCTGTAGCGGTGAAACTGACACGTCCGCTCGCAGTACTACAACAACAAAGACGTTACTTCAAACATATTTTTCACATCATTGAACGTGCGACAGAACAGCAGATTATGTACTGTGATTTTTGTTCACCACGATGCAGGATGCTCCGCTGCCACatttaaaaacaataacaaacGAGCCTGCGGCCACCAGTGGTGCTGCTTCACCTTATGCAGATCTCAGCTTTAAGGAGTGGCTCTGGGGTGGGTTAGACCGTCATTGGGGTGGCTTAGACCATCATTGGGGTGGGTTAGACCATCATTGGGGTGGGTTAGACCATCATTGGGGTGGGTTAGACCATCATTGGGGTGGGTTAGACCATCATTGGGGTGGGTTAGACCGTCATTGGGGTGGCTTAGACCATCATTGGGGTGGGTTAGACCATCATTGGGGTGGGTTAGACCATCATTGGGGTGGGTTAGACCATCATTGGGGTGGGTTAGACCATCATTGGGGTGGGTTAGACCATCATTGGGGTGGGTTAGACCATCATTGGGGTGGGTTAGACCATCATTGGGGTGGGTAAGACCGTCATTGGGGTGGGTTAGACCATCATTGGGGTGGGTTAGACCATCATTGGGGTGGGTTAGACCATCATTGGGGTGGGTTAGACCATCATTGGGGTGGGTTAGACCATCATTGGGGTGGGTTAGACCATCATTGGGGTGGGTAAGACCGTCATTGGGGTGGGTAAGACCGTCATTGGGGTGGGTAAGACCGTCATTGGGGTGGGTAAGACCGTCATTGGGGTGGGTTAGACCATCATTGGGGTGGGTTAGACCATCATTGGGGTGGGTTAGACCATCATTGGGGTGGGTTAGACCATCATTGGGGTGGGTTAGACCATCATTGGGGTGGAAGGGGTTGTATTTTAGAAGTGCTCTTACAAAGGATCTTGAGACTTTCTCTGCATGTGTAGAGTGATGGCAGTTCCagattggtgtgtgtgtagatggtagGTCCAGATTGGTTTGTGTGTAGATAGTAGGTCCagattggtgtgtgtgtagatggtagGTCCAGATTGGTTTGTGTGTAGATGGTAGGTCCagattggtgtgtgtgtagatggtagGTCCAGAttggtttgtgtatgtgtgtgtttatttattttttgattttaccaggcaagtcagttaagagcaaattcttattttcaatgacggcctaggaacagtgggttaactgccttgttcaggggcagaacgacagatttgtaccttgtcagctcggggatttgatcttgcaacctttcggttactagtccaacgctcaaaacactaggctacactgaaaccaaactatagttttgcaaagtggtttaggacatctactttgtgcatgacgcaagtcatttttcaaacaattgtttacagtcagattatttcacttaaaattcactgtatcacaattctagtgggtagGAAGATTTAATGATGTAATGTTTCAACTAATTAATCTGGTTATGTTCTTAACTTTTTTTATTCTAAACCAATTAGATATTTTGTTGACAGTTATGTTTAAGTTCCCACTAGTGGACAATTTCAAACTGCAAAAAATCTTTGGTGTTAAGGTTAGCCTCCACATAAACACATTTTTCAGATATTTTTAGTTCCTCTCAGATAATTTTACATCAAATATGATCTCTTAAGAGATTCATGTGCTGATATGTGCACATGATAGTATATTTCATGAGCATTCATTACTAGTTCCTGCCaatttcaaatcacattttatttgtcacatacacatggttagcagatgttaatgtgagtgtagcaaaatgcttgtgcttctagttccaacaatgcagtaataaccaacgagtaatctaacctaacaatttcacaacaactatattatatacacaagtgtaaagggatgaggaatatgtacataaaaatatatgaatgagtgatggtacagaatggcatttcacatgactgggaaggggTGGAGCCAtgagtgggcctgggagggcataggtccacctacttgggagccaggcccacccattgGGGAGACAGGTCCTGCCAATcggaattagtttttccccacaaaagggatttattacagacagaaatactcatcactcaagacatttcagcttttcattcagAATtcattcaggctgtatcacaacaaaatgtgaaaaaagtcaaggggtgtgagtactttctgaaggcactgtatatggaagtgtattaaaacctgttgcgactctaagggcagtattttcatttttggaaaaaaaactttcccgttttaaatgggatattttgtcaggacaagatgctagaatatgcatataattgacagctttggataaaaaatactctaacgtttccaaaactgtaaagatattgtctgtgagtataacagaactgatgttgcaggcgaaagcctgagaaaaatccaatccggaagtgccccatattttgaaagcgctgcgttccaatgagtccctattgagctgtgaatgtgctatcaaccagattacgctttctacgtattccccaaggtgtctacagcattgtgacgtagttttacacatttatgttgaagaatagccgtaggcggctacattgcgtaactggtcacctgatgactcccagggtgactctcgtgtaaaatacagaggtagccattactccaatctgtcctact
This window encodes:
- the LOC110534090 gene encoding phosphoinositide 3-kinase regulatory subunit 4 isoform X1, with the protein product MGNQLAGIAPAQILSVDSYFSDINDHEYDKSLGSTRFFKVARAKHREGLVVVKVFAIQDPSLPLTSYKQELEELKIRLHSCQNCLPFQKASLTEKAAILFRQYVRDNLYDRISTRPFLNNVEKRWLAFQILTAVDQAHKSGVRHGDIKTENVMVTSWNWVLLTDFASFKPTYLPEDNPADFNYFFDTSRRRTCYIAPERFVDGSMFTTESDQNTPLVDLTSNSQRSRGELKQAMDIFSAGCVIAELFTEGVPLFDLSQLLAYRKGHFQTEHVLMKIEDHYIRELVAQMVQREPEKRLTAEEYLKQQRGNAFPDIFYTFLQPYMAQFAKETFQSADERVLVIRKDLDNILHNLRGGGSGGSTEKPEKGDQESSVVSTKEEQGLVVLVSVITSCLQTLRSCDSKLAALELVLHLAGRLRVETLLDRITPYLLHFCSDLAPRVRAQAVRTLAKVLALVKEVPRNDVNIYPEYILPGIAHLAQDDATIVRLAYAENIAHLAETALRFLELVQENNLNMEHDLNGEDTEETLHPNENYDSELQALHEMVQQKVVTLLSDSENIVKQSLMENGITRLCVFFGRQKANDVLLSHMITFLNDKNDWHLRGAFFDSIVGVAAYVGWQSSSILKPLLQQGLSDAEEFVIYKALNSLTCMCQLGLLQKPHIYEFVSDIAPFLCHPNLWIRYGAVGFITVVAQHLNIADVYCKLMPHLNPFITQPIIQIDKEIVLLSVLKEPVSRSIFDYSLRSKDIASLFRHLLLRQKKRSGSLPECPIPEDPAIAQLLKKLLSQGMTEAEEDKLLALKDFMLKSNKAKANMGDQSHLGEAVQSGVIDLATLGIMGRQVDLVKPKQEAEDKRDFIATASARKHTKQDSNMNEEWKSMFGSQESAATAPQLPTVPEGAGTQTRKTTASLGVPVGQSAGAVSTYQRRLNTCKAELQHLVQQKREQCSAERMAKQMMESAEWESRPPPPGWHPKGLLVAHLHEHKSAVNRIRVSDEHSIFATASNDGTVKVWDSQKMEGKTTTTRSVLTYSRIGGHVKTLTFCQGSHYLAAASDNGSIQLLAIEANKPPKSPKVNPFQTRFLDQKDDGCVVDVHHFNSGAQSVLAYATVNGSLVGWDLRSNSNAWTLRHDLRLGLITSFTVDMHQCWLCLGTSNGTMACWDMRFQLPISNHSHPTRARIRRLLMHPLYQSSVIAAVQGNNEVSMWDMETGDRKFTLWASSAPPLSEMQPSPHSVHGIYCSPADGNPLLLTAGSDMRIRFWDLAYPERSYIVAGGANEPLHCPSVLYSRKIIEGTEVVQEIHSKQKSGATEDAPRRGPESLPVGHHDIITDIATFQTTQGFIVTSSRDGIVKVWK
- the LOC110534090 gene encoding phosphoinositide 3-kinase regulatory subunit 4 isoform X2, whose product is MGNQLAGIAPAQILSVDSYFSDINDHEYDKSLGSTRFFKVARAKHREGLVVVKVFAIQDPSLPLTSYKQELEELKIRLHSCQNCLPFQKASLTEKAAILFRQYVRDNLYDRISTRPFLNNVEKRWLAFQILTAVDQAHKSGVRHGDIKTENVMVTSWNWVLLTDFASFKPTYLPEDNPADFNYFFDTSRRRTCYIAPERFVDGSMFTTESDQNTPLVDLTSNSQRSRGELKQAMDIFSAGCVIAELFTEGVPLFDLSQLLAYRKGHFQTEHVLMKIEDHYIRELVAQMVQREPEKRLTAEEYLKQQRGNAFPDIFYTFLQPYMAQFAKETFQSADERVLVIRKDLDNILHNLRGGGSGGSTEKPEKGDQESSVVSTKEEQGLVVLVSVITSCLQTLRSCDSKLAALELVLHLAGRLRVETLLDRITPYLLHFCSDLAPRVRAQAVRTLAKVLALVKEVPRNDVNIYPEYILPGIAHLAQDDATIVRLAYAENIAHLAETALRFLELVQENNLNMEHDLNGEDTEETLHPNENYDSELQALHEMVQQKVVTLLSDSENIVKQSLMENGITRLCVFFGRQKANDVLLSHMITFLNDKNDWHLRGAFFDSIVGVAAYVGWQSSSILKPLLQQGLSDAEEFVIYKALNSLTCMCQLGLLQKPHIYEFVSDIAPFLCHPNLWIRYGAVGFITVVAQHLNIADVYCKLMPHLNPFITQPIIQIDKEIVLLSVLKEPVSRSIFDYSLRSKDIASLFRHLLLRQKKRSGSLPECPIPEDPAIAQLLKKLLSQGMTEAEEDKLLALKDFMLKSNKAKANMGDQSHLGEAVQSGVIDLATLGIMGRQVDLVKPKQEAEDKRARKHTKQDSNMNEEWKSMFGSQESAATAPQLPTVPEGAGTQTRKTTASLGVPVGQSAGAVSTYQRRLNTCKAELQHLVQQKREQCSAERMAKQMMESAEWESRPPPPGWHPKGLLVAHLHEHKSAVNRIRVSDEHSIFATASNDGTVKVWDSQKMEGKTTTTRSVLTYSRIGGHVKTLTFCQGSHYLAAASDNGSIQLLAIEANKPPKSPKVNPFQTRFLDQKDDGCVVDVHHFNSGAQSVLAYATVNGSLVGWDLRSNSNAWTLRHDLRLGLITSFTVDMHQCWLCLGTSNGTMACWDMRFQLPISNHSHPTRARIRRLLMHPLYQSSVIAAVQGNNEVSMWDMETGDRKFTLWASSAPPLSEMQPSPHSVHGIYCSPADGNPLLLTAGSDMRIRFWDLAYPERSYIVAGGANEPLHCPSVLYSRKIIEGTEVVQEIHSKQKSGATEDAPRRGPESLPVGHHDIITDIATFQTTQGFIVTSSRDGIVKVWK